One segment of Bradyrhizobium sp. CB2312 DNA contains the following:
- a CDS encoding ABC transporter substrate-binding protein, which translates to MKTKSFLSTASLAIAIAAFSAGAQAQIAIGHLADYSGGTSDVGTPYGQAVADTFAWVNKNGGVNGKQLNVDTNDYGYQVPRAIALYKKWSAPDSKVAAIMGWGTADTEALTGFLAQDKIPDLSGSYAAALTDPEGVSGKAKPAPYNFFYGPSYSDSLRAMLIWAAEDWKAKGKSGKPKFVHMGANHPYPNAPKAAGEAMAQELGFEVLPPLVFALSPGDYSAQCLSLKSSGANYAYLGNTAASNISVMKACKTAGVDIQFLGNVWGMDENAAKTAGDAANGVIFPLRTAVSWGGDAPGMKTVMEISKMSDPTGKVYRPVHYIAAVCSALYMKESLDWAAKNGGATGENVAKGFYQKKDWVPAGMEGVCNPSTWTDKDHRGTLKVDLYRTKVSGATDGDLNDLMAKGTIKLEKVKTVELPRKPELLGW; encoded by the coding sequence ATGAAGACAAAATCCTTTTTGAGCACCGCGTCGCTCGCGATCGCGATTGCCGCATTCTCGGCGGGCGCGCAAGCGCAGATCGCGATCGGCCACCTCGCCGATTATTCCGGCGGCACCTCCGACGTCGGTACGCCCTACGGCCAGGCCGTCGCCGACACCTTCGCCTGGGTCAATAAGAATGGCGGCGTCAATGGCAAGCAGCTCAATGTCGATACCAACGACTATGGCTACCAGGTGCCGCGCGCGATCGCGCTGTACAAGAAATGGTCGGCGCCGGACAGCAAGGTCGCCGCGATCATGGGCTGGGGCACGGCCGATACCGAGGCGCTGACCGGCTTCCTTGCGCAGGACAAGATCCCCGATCTTTCCGGTTCCTATGCCGCCGCTCTCACCGATCCCGAAGGAGTCAGCGGCAAGGCCAAGCCCGCGCCGTACAATTTCTTCTACGGCCCGAGCTATTCGGACTCGCTGCGCGCGATGCTGATATGGGCCGCCGAGGACTGGAAGGCCAAAGGCAAGTCCGGCAAGCCGAAATTCGTGCACATGGGTGCCAACCATCCCTATCCGAACGCGCCGAAGGCCGCCGGCGAAGCCATGGCGCAGGAGCTCGGCTTCGAGGTGCTGCCGCCGCTGGTGTTCGCGCTCTCGCCGGGTGACTACAGCGCGCAGTGCCTGAGCCTGAAATCCTCGGGCGCCAACTACGCCTATCTCGGCAACACCGCGGCCTCCAACATCTCGGTGATGAAGGCCTGCAAGACCGCCGGCGTCGACATCCAGTTCCTCGGCAATGTCTGGGGCATGGACGAGAACGCCGCCAAGACCGCAGGCGACGCCGCCAATGGCGTGATCTTCCCGTTGCGCACCGCGGTGAGCTGGGGCGGCGATGCGCCCGGCATGAAGACGGTGATGGAGATCTCCAAGATGTCGGACCCCACCGGCAAGGTCTATCGCCCGGTGCATTACATCGCGGCGGTCTGCTCGGCGCTGTACATGAAGGAGTCGCTCGACTGGGCCGCCAAGAACGGCGGCGCCACAGGCGAGAACGTCGCCAAGGGCTTCTACCAGAAGAAGGATTGGGTGCCGGCCGGCATGGAGGGCGTCTGCAATCCCTCGACCTGGACCGACAAGGACCATCGCGGCACGCTGAAGGTCGACCTCTACCGCACCAAGGTGTCGGGCGCGACCGACGGCGACCTCAACGACCTCATGGCCAAGGGCACGATCAAGCTCGAGAAGGTCAAGACCGTCGAGCTGCCGCGCAAGCCGGAGCTGCTGGGCTGGTGA
- a CDS encoding branched-chain amino acid ABC transporter permease, producing MAGPALIPAGDFRTSYAADTTIFPTNTSRNFAIAGVLLLCLVPQFLGGYWLSILIQIGIFSIAALGLNILVGFTGQISIGHAAFFLLGAFTSAYISNNAPIPVFFAIPLAGVVTALVGLIFGIPAARLKGLYLVIATLAAQYILLDFFSRAEWFSGGSVPASAEPFSIFGYTLRGDKQYFYVVLAYVLASYILVTNLMRTRDGRALVAIRDHYLSAEIMGINLTKYRTLSFGLAAFFAGIAGALYAHYQLVVSQEGFGIERSILFLAMIIIGGTGSIMGTLMGTAFVVLLPETMEFISLYLKGGAIDKALSLNNNITFLREIAIGVIIIAFLMFEPDGLAHRWRQIKAYWKLYPFSH from the coding sequence GGTGATTTCCGCACCTCCTATGCGGCCGACACCACAATTTTTCCGACCAACACCAGCCGCAACTTTGCGATCGCAGGCGTGCTGCTGCTCTGCCTCGTGCCGCAATTCCTTGGCGGATACTGGCTCAGCATCCTGATCCAGATCGGTATCTTCTCGATCGCGGCACTCGGGCTGAACATCCTGGTCGGCTTCACGGGCCAGATCTCGATCGGGCACGCCGCCTTCTTCCTGCTCGGCGCCTTCACCTCGGCCTACATCTCCAACAACGCGCCGATTCCGGTGTTCTTCGCGATCCCGCTCGCAGGGGTAGTCACCGCGCTGGTCGGGCTGATCTTCGGTATCCCCGCGGCGCGGCTGAAGGGCCTTTACCTCGTCATCGCGACGCTGGCCGCGCAATACATCCTGCTCGACTTCTTCTCCCGCGCCGAATGGTTCTCCGGCGGCTCGGTGCCGGCCAGCGCCGAGCCGTTCTCGATCTTCGGCTACACGCTACGCGGCGATAAGCAGTATTTCTACGTCGTGCTGGCCTACGTGCTGGCGAGCTACATCCTCGTCACCAATCTGATGCGAACGCGCGACGGCCGCGCGCTGGTGGCGATCCGCGACCATTATCTCTCCGCCGAGATCATGGGCATCAACCTCACCAAGTACCGCACGCTGTCGTTCGGCCTCGCCGCCTTCTTCGCCGGCATCGCCGGCGCGCTCTACGCGCATTACCAGCTCGTGGTGTCGCAGGAGGGTTTTGGCATCGAGCGCTCGATCCTGTTCCTGGCCATGATCATCATCGGCGGCACCGGCTCGATCATGGGCACGCTGATGGGCACCGCCTTCGTGGTGCTGCTGCCGGAGACGATGGAGTTCATCAGCCTCTATCTGAAGGGCGGCGCGATCGACAAGGCGCTCTCGCTCAACAACAACATCACTTTCCTGCGCGAGATTGCGATCGGGGTGATCATCATCGCATTCCTGATGTTCGAACCCGACGGGCTTGCGCATCGCTGGCGGCAGATCAAGGCGTATTGGAAACTCTACCCGTTCTCGCACTGA